In Aedes albopictus strain Foshan chromosome 3, AalbF5, whole genome shotgun sequence, the following are encoded in one genomic region:
- the LOC134290712 gene encoding uncharacterized protein LOC134290712: MTLDRTPTKSEKVTMTDITTLVHQRGQAKAQVTKIRKALESMAGAGSTAPSTAMLAVYSKKLDRFYSEYREYHNQIVAVIPDDRLDEQIEAYDLFETQHTETCVLLETIVQSINDDAQPRAQANTQQQPDAPRIIVQQQPLKAPIPSFDGKPENWPRFKAMFLDVMRTSADSDAIKLYHLDRALVGTAAGIIDSRTLSQNDYEHAWKILEDIYEDKRVIVDVHINGLLALPKMHRENAKELRALIDEVTQHVDGLALMNEEMTGFSEHFVVNLLAAALDKETRLQWEATISHKELPEYEDTIEFLKKRCAVLERVEASLAKQASTSKTSVPVKNPGYQPKNATSKSYAVTTKDRTCELCGTGNHPVYKCEAFREMTVAHRQAKLQCLVADPEFYKPGDVDLLIGVQLFFALLMPGQFRIAENLPVLQETRLGWVVAGSIEDVGSPRVEQHCYTTSLQNFSETMEKFWSVESVDSCELLTGEEQLCEEIFCSTTRRDQSGRYIVQLPLKESVFQMKSNRSIALRRFFMMEQRFQKDPELKKLYVEFINEYKSLNHCEPIDESQDPPNLVKYYLPHHAVLKPSSSSTKLRVVFDASSKAKGPSLNDCLMIGPVVQNDLFSIILRFRKHRYVFSADISKMYRQIQVERIHTPLLRIFWRENPTDPLQVLELTTVTYGTSAAPFLATRSLQQLAFDESTRYPFAAQIVLEDFYVDDALTGAETVEEAIQRRVELTEILNCGGFPIHKWCSNEPAILETVPEKDREQFLSFEDLDINQAIKTLGLLWDPAEDVYRFRLDLPCLGGCSPTKRNVLSQIAKIFDPLGLISPVVVFAKIIMQQIWMSKLKWDDVLDGKLLQAWIVFRDTLNHIHEIKIPRFFGSVNPVRYEIHGFADASSVAYGACLYIRVVTQDGVKVSLVCSKSKVAPIKGLTIPRSELCAALLLVRLFLKVYPAVKMEFESVHFWSDSQVVLAWLRKPLPQLNLFVRNRISEIVEGSSGADWNYVKSVENPADVVSRGQPPQLLVSNDLWWHGPQFLRSRTYRVDEPVLISDDELPEWSPVTNTSVVSVPEPLPVMTAFGSFRKLQRVIAYVRRFVTNARSAKSQRITSRYLTVQEMRESMNVIVKYVQKSEFADEIGRLESKEPLRRLGNLGVMMRNDILRVGGRLRNASLPFGAKHQMLLPDKNPIVESLLRTLHRELLHIGPSGLIAYVRQKFWLLNARSVARKIVRSCVVCFRCSPQLLQPSMGDLPQARVVPAPPFSKSGVDFAGPVFIRQGGRKSTLVKAYICLFVCMATKAIHLELVSDLSAVAFVAALHRFVARRGLVEELFSDNGSNFVGAKSELHSLYELFKSDQLQGKLNEFCQAREIRWTFIPPRAPNFGGLWEAGVKSTKTHLKKVLRDASLTFEEYYTVLTQIEAILNSRPLFSSSADPNEPEAIIPGHFLIGRELTAIPEPNLEDTKLNRLSRWQLVQRIRDHFWRRWSREYLNTLQTRQKWTKGCKNVTPDTVVLLKEDNIPPQLWKLGRIVNVYPGSDSVVRVADVQTVNGVFRRPISKLAPLPIEQNLH, from the exons ATGACGTTGGATCGAACACCAACGAAAAGTGAAAAGGTCACAATGACGGACATCACGACGCTAGTGCATCAACGTGGACAGGCCAAGGCGCAGGTCACGAAGATCCGGAAGGCGTTGGAAAGTATGGCAGGAGCTGGGTCCACTGCTCCGAGTACGGCGATGCTGGCTGTGTATTCGAAGAAGCTGGACCGCTTCTACAGTGAGTACCGTGAGTATCACAACCAAATTGTTGCGGTCATTCCCGATGATCGCCTGGACGAGCAAATCGAAGCGTATGATTTGTTCGAAACGCAGCACACTGAAACATGTGTACTGCTGGAGACGATTGTGCAATCCATCAACGATGACGCACAACCGAGAGCACAAGCGAATACGCAGCAGCAGCCAGACGCTCCTCGTATCATTGTGCAGCAACAGCCGTTGAAGGCACCGATTCCCTCCTTCGACGGGAAGCCGGAAAACTGGCCGCGCTTCAAGGCCATGTTTTTGGATGTCATGCGCACATCAGCCGACTCAGACGCAATCAAGCTCTATCATTTGGACAGAGCTCTGGTCGGCACAGCTGCTGGGATAATCGATTCTCGCACGTTGAGCCAGAACGATTACGAGCACGCGTGGAAGATACTGGAGGACATATACGAGGACAAGCGGGTCATAGTGGACGTCCACATCAACGGCCTGCTGGCACTGCCGAAAATGCATCGAGAGAACGCCAAGGAACTCCGAGCGCTTATTGACGAGGTCACTCAACACGTCGATGGGCTGGCTCTGATGAATGAAGAGATGACTGGATTTTCGGAGCACTTCGTGGTCAACCTTCTGGCCGCGGCGCTGGACAAGGAGACGAGGCTTCAGTGGGAGGCTACCATTTCCCACAAGGAGCTACCGGAATATGAGGACACCatcgagtttctgaagaaacgatGCGCTGTGCTGGAACGTGTGGAAGCATCGTTGGCCAAGCAAGCTTCTACATCGAAGACATCAGTTCCTGTGAAGAATCCTGGATACCAACCGAAGAACGCAACATCGAAGTCGTATGCTGTTACGACCAAGGACCGGACGTGTGAGCTGTGTGGTACCGGAAACCATCCGGTCTACAAATGCGAAGCCTTCAGGGAGATGACCGTCGCTCACCGCCAGGCCAAG TTGCAGTGCCTGGTTGCAG ATCCAGAGTTCTACAAGCCAGGTGACGTTGATTTGCTTATTGGAGTTCAATTGTTCTTTGCGCTTCTGATGCCGGGACAGTTTAGGATAGCTGAGAATCTTCCTGTTCTTCAAGAGACTCGTTTGGGATGGGTCGTTGCAGGTTCCATTGAAGATGTTGGTTCTCCTCGCGTTGAACAGCATTGCTACACGACTAGTCTTCAAAATTTTTCTGAAACGATGGAAAAGTTTTGGTCAGTTGAATCAGTGGATTCATGTGAACTTCTCACCGGAGAAGAGCAGTTGTGCGAAGAGATTTTCTGTTCCACAACTCGTCGCGATCAGAGTGGTCGCTATATCGTTCAGTTGCCCCTGAAAGAGTCGGTTTTCCAAATGAAGAGCAACCGATCTATCGCCCTACGTCGTTTCTTTATGATGGAACAGCGGTTCCAGAAAGACCCTGAGTTGAAAAAGCTTTATGTTGAGTTCATTAACGAATACAAGAGCCTCAACCATTGTGAACCAATCGATGAATCACAGGATCCTCCTAATCTTGTGAAGTACTACCTTCCTCACCATGCGGTGTTGAAACCGAGCAGCTCTTCAACGAAGTTGAGAGTTGTGTTTGATGCTTCGTCGAAGGCAAAGGGGCCTTCTTTGAATGACTGTTTGATGATTGGTCCAGTGGTTCAAAACGATCTGTTTTCCATAATCCTACGTTTTCGCAAGCATCGTTATGTGTTCTCAGCCGACATTAGCAAGATGTACCGCCAAATTCAAGTAGAACGTATCCACACACCATTGCTTCGAATTTTCTGGAGAGAAAATCCTACCGATCCGTTACAGGTTCTTGAATTAACGACGGTGACCTACGGCACATCTGCTGCGCCATTCTTAGCCACAAGATCCCTTCAACAGCTTGCTTTCGATGAAAGCACTCGCTATCCGTTTGCCGCTCAGATTGTTCTTGAAGATTTTTATGTTGATGATGCCCTGACTGGTGCTGAAACGGTTGAAGAGGCTATTCAACGTCGTGTAGAGCTTACAGAAATCCTCAACTGTGGAGGATTTCCGATCCACAAATGGTGTTCTAATGAACCAGCCATTTTGGAGACCGTTCCAGAGAAGGATAGGGAACAGTTTCTGTCGTTCGAAGATTTAGACATTAATCAGGCTATCAAAACGCTAGGCCTGCTTTGGGATCCAGCAGAGGATGTTTATCGCTTTCGTTTGGATCTCCCTTGTCTCGGTGGCTGTTCACCGACTAAACGAAACGTCCTGTCGCAAATTGCGAAAATCTTTGACCCTCTGGGTCTAATTTCGCCTGTTGTTGTTTTCGCGAAGATCATCATGCAGCAAATTTGGATGAGCAAACTGAAGTGGGATGATGTTTTGGATGGTAAGTTGCTGCAAGCATGGATCGTGTTTCGGGACACTTTGAATCACATACACGAGATCAAGATCCCACGGTTTTTCGGTTCAGTTAATCCCGTTCGTTATGAAATTCATGGGTTTGCAGATGCGTCCAGTGTAGCGTATGGAGCGTGTCTGTACATTCGCGTGGTCACTCAGGATGGAGTGAAAGTGTCGCTTGTGTGTAGTAAGTCGAAGGTTGCTCCAATCAAAGGATTGACAATCCCTCGGTCAGAGCTTTGCGCTGCCTTGTTGCTCGTTCGATTGTTTTTGAAGGTGTATCCGGCTGTGAAAATGGAGTTTGAATCTGTGCATTTCTGGTCGGACAgtcaagttgtcttagcgtggcTTCGGAAACCTCTACCGCAACTGAATCTGTTCGTTCGCAATCGTATATCAGAGATCGTTGAAGGTTCGTCTGGTGCCGATTGGAATTATGTCAAATCTGTCGAAAACCCGGCTGACGTCGTTAGTCGTGGTCAACCTCCTCAGTTGTTGGTGTCGAATGACCTCTGGTGGCATGGGCCACAGTTCTTGCGTAGTCGTACCTACCGAGTTGATGAACCCGTGCTTATTTCCGATGATGAACTTCCGGAATGGAGTCCAGTTACCAATACCTCTGTGGTGTCTGTGCCGGAGCCTCTCCCAGTGATGACGGCCTTCGGTTCTTTTCGAAAATTACAACGTGTGATAGCGTATGTGCGAAGGTTTGTAACGAATGCGAGATCCGCTAAATCGCAGCGAATCACGTCGCGATATCTAACCGTACAGGAAATGCGTGAGTCGATGAATGTGATTGTGAAGTACGTCCAGAAAAGCGAGTTTGCAGATGAGATCGGTCGTCTTGAATCGAAAGAACCGTTGCGTCGTCTGGGTAACTTGGGTGTAATGATGAGAAACGATATCCTACGAGTTGGTGGTAGGTTGAGGAATGCCAGTCTGCCTTTCGGTGCGAAGCACCAGATGTTGCTACCGGATAAAAACCCGATCGTCGAATCGCTGTTGAGAACGCTGCACAGAGAGTTGTTGCACATTGGTCCGTCCGGTCTAATCGCTTACGTACGTCAGAAGTTTTGGTTGCTGAATGCTAGATCTGTGGCGCGAAAGATCGTTCGTAGTTGTGTTGTTTGTTTCCGTTGTAGTCCGCAGTTGTTGCAGCCGTCGATGGGTGATTTGCCACAGGCGCGTGTTGTTCCTGCGCCACCGTTCTCCAAGTCTGGTGTTGATTTCGCCGGTCCAGTCTTTATTCGTCAAGGGGGAAGAAAGTCCACTCTTGTTAAGGCTTACATTTGTTTGTTCGTTTGTATGGCCACAAAGGCGATCCATCTAGAATTGGTTTCGGATCTGTCCGCCGTAGCGTTTGTGGCTGCGCTGCATCGCTTTGTCGCTCGCCGTGGCCTGGTCGAAGAATTGTTCTCGGACAATGGGTCCAATTTCGTCGGTGCTAAGTCCGAACTGCATAGTTTGTACGAGTTGTTCAAAAGCGATCAACTGCAGGGTAAGCTAAACGAGTTTTGCCAGGCCCGTGAGATTAGATGGACGTTTATCCCTCCCCGTGCTCCGAATTTCGGCGGTTTGTGGGAGGCGGGTGTAAAAAGCACCAAAACCCACCTTAAAAAGGTCCTCCGTGATGCTTCTCTGACGTTCGAGGAGTATTACACCGTTTTAACGCAGATTGAGGCCATCCTCAATTCGAGGCCTCTGTTTTCCTCCTCCGCAGATCCCAACGAGCCTGAGGCGATTATTCCGGGCCACTTTCTAATCGGTCGCGAATTGACGGCCATTCCAGAGCCAAATCTAGAGGATACGAAACTCAATCGATTGTCTCGTTGGCAGCTCGTTCAACGGATTCGTGATCATTTTTGGAGACGTTGGTCTCGGGAGTACTTGAACACTCTACAAACTAGGCAGAAATGGACGAAAGGTTGCAAGAATGTTACTCCAGATACGGTAGTGTTGTTGAAGGAAGACAACATTCCTCCGCAGTTGTGGAAGTTAGGTCGTATTGTTAACGTCTACCCAGGTTCCGATTCGGTTGTTCGTGTCGCAGATGTCCAAACGGTTAACGGTGTTTTCCGTCGTCCTATTTCGAAACTCGCTCCTTTGCCTATTGAACAAAATCTCCATTAG
- the LOC109422333 gene encoding proton-coupled zinc antiporter SLC30A9, mitochondrial produces the protein MIFRVVDAAKIIGTRQNLVPYLTLCHQVNHRIGILALRKLSVLSNSRISNKFVFNVRKADKKQPSIPRLSYGTQSTTPPKEDKKDAAGAGKESQEKTLEINTKSGKLLVTTTTTADAKLQEVIIEKPINLMKNAADATAAKEALQHSTAVPGEDDPKRKLEAAEQKEKLAEKNRQLAKKRIQVDFSRSSLERNFITPVRAMSDFLLKPSDLEGLPKTKRRSPYEQEPPITVYWRKDVEAKAIEVWGSRENLLKECLKREIEKKRHQQNIFTVKRRLRDYRREIGSRTNVVDSEPGLFGKSGKVVLTAIAINATNCLFKFGAWLYTGSHSMFAETIHSLADTINQLILAYGIHKSTQSADSDHPYGYANMKYVSSLISGVGIFCVGTGLSFYHGIMGLVDPHPLDDLYWAFFILGGSLVSEGATLVVAINSCRSGAKALGMTFKDYVVRGQDPCVNVVLTEDAAAVLSVALAATCMGLSSYSGSPIPDAVGSLLVGCMLGGVASFIIYTNVAALVGRSIRQENLDRINAELESDIMIRAIHDVKGIDMGNSLVRYKAEMDFDGRELTRVYLDKQDLNILLEEVKTFQTIDELEAFLLKHGENIVDLMGGEIDRIEMKLRKKFPEIRHCDLEIL, from the exons ATGATCTTCCGCGTTGTGGATGCGGCCAAAATCATCGGAACGCGGCAGAATCTCGTACCGTATCTGACGCTATGCCATCAGGTGAATCACCGGATCGGGATCCTGGCCCTGCGGAAGCTTTCGGTTCTAAGTAATTCTAGGATTTCGAACAAATTTGTTTTTAATGTAAGGAAAGCGGACAAGAAGCAACCCAGTATTCCGAGGTTATCGTACGGTACCCAATCGACAACGCCTCCCAAGGAGGACAAAAAAGATGCAGCGGGCGCAGGGAAGGAGTCCCAGGAGAAGACCCTGGAGATAAATACCAAAAGTGGGAAGTTGCTGGTGACGACCACGACGACGGCAGATGCCAAGCTCCAGGAGGTGATCATCGAAAAGCCAATAAATCTCATGAAAAACGCCGCCGATGCAACTGCCGCCAAAGAAGCCCTCCAGCATTCGACCGCGGTTCCGGGAGAAGATGACCCAAAACGGAAGCTGGAAGCCGCCGAGCAGAAAGAAAAGCTCGCGGAAAAGAATCGACAGCTAGCGAAGAAGCGGATCCAGGTGGACTTCTCCCGGTCATCTCTGGAGCGGAATTTCATCACTCCGGTTCGAGCCATGTCCGACTTTCTACTGAAGCCGTCCGACCTAGAAGGGCTGCCCAAAACCAAACGAAGATCCCCGTATGAACAGGAACCACCCATCACGGTGTACTGGCGGAAGGATGTGGAGGCCAAGGCCATTGAGGTGTGGGGTTCCCGGgaaaatcttctgaaggaatgcttaaaGCGAGAAATCGAAAAGAAGCGACATCAGCAGA ACATTTTCACAGTGAAGCGAAGGTTGCGTGACTACCGGCGGGAGATTGGAAGTCGCACCAATGTGGTGGATTCGGAGCCCGGGTTGTTCGGTAAATCCGGAAAGGTGGTGCTGACAGCCATTGCCAT TAATGCTACCAATTGTCTGTTCAAGTTCGGTGCCTGGCTCTACACCGGTTCGCACAGTATGTTTGCGGAAACGATCCACTCGCTGGCGGACACCATCAACCAGCTCATTCTGGCCTATGGCATCCACAAGAGTACGCAGAGTGCCGATTCGGACCACCCGTATGGTTATGCCAATATGAAGTACGTTTCGTCATTGATTTCCGGTGTGGGAATTTTCTGTGTCGGAACGGGTTTGTCCTTCTACCATGGGATCATGGGTCTGGTGGATCCCCATCCGCTGGATGATTTGTACTGGGCGTTCTTCATTCTCGGTGGCTCGCTAGTTTCCGAAGGTGCAACGCTGGTGGTGGCTATCAATAGTTGCCGGAGTGGTGCCAAGGCGCTGGGGATGACTTTCAAAGATTATG TCGTACGCGGACAGGACCCCTGCGTGAACGTGGTCCTCACGGAGGATGCCGCGGCAGTGCTCAGTGTGGCTTTGGCTGCCACCTGTATGGGCTTGTCCTCATACTCCGGTTCGCCCATTCCGGATGCCGTGGGTTCGCTACTAGTCGGTTGCATGCTCGGCGGAGTAGCTTCCTTCATTATCTATACCAATGTGGCCGCTCTGGTGGGACGATCCATTCGGCAGGAGAATCTCGACCGGATAAACGCCGAACTGGAGAGCGACATCATGATCCGGGCGATCCACGACGTCAAGGGTATCGACATGGGCAACTCGTTGGTTAGGTATAAG GCTGAAATGGACTTCGATGGTCGAGAGCTAACACGTGTGTATCTAGACAAGCAGGATCTGAACATCTTGCTGGAGGAAGTCAAAACGTTCCAAACCATTGACGAGCTGGAAGCGTTCCTTCTGAAACATGGCGAGAACATTGTGGATTTGATGGGAGGCGAAATCGATAGGATTGAAATGAAACTAAGG AAAAAGTTCCCCGAAATACGGCACTGTGATCTGGAGATCTTGTAA